The Amphiura filiformis chromosome 1, Afil_fr2py, whole genome shotgun sequence nucleotide sequence tttgaagactggaagtaagactacccaaaaccggaagccagtttcccgggagagtggatcagatgctcacatcggatgaagtcctccgacgagatggacgaaacattagtaagtaaaaacttactggttttgccaaACAAAAATTATAACGATGTGTATACTATGAAACTTAAGTGAAAATGAAACTAACTTAAACTTGGCCCTGTTGTTGCTTGAaaaatgtttgaacaatattttttttgatttttaattcaCAATTTGTAGATTTcacattttgttaaccaaaagagaatggtgtgaaaaacattctttgatagattaatttgtggtttttttttaaattcgtatTCAGCATGACTGAGAGTTTACTTAATTTCTCTTTGTTCATTCTAAATGTAGCACATTAatgtttaaaggtgaacctcattgaaaataaagttatatatcaatggaaagcttatgatgccaggaagcagaaaagaatattttttatttgcctaacgcaccaggatagacataatctccatgcaaagattggatattggcaccccccctaaattacaaaacgaaatcgttcaaattgggcgctttcatGATGACATCagcacggggacacacagttacttccgggtttgattgtaaacacaatgtccatgcattactgtggcatgcatcgggccaatgcacgaactcagtcattgtcaaacttactttacatgaaaaatatcttcaataaaataagaataacatgaaggaaacatcatgatcaaatcaagaatgaagttcctgaataaagtgtgtggattaaaaaatgggaaaagtgctggccggggtgatttgggataggccaggccatccacgatatgcagggaatattacagtaaagcacgaagagctaagattcgccgaagaaccggaatgaaaacagattgcaaaaaataactgctagtataccagttcagatcgtcacaccaagttgagatgaacttatcacaatgagaaaatgaaggaatagaataaggtacatgtacgggattttttaattatttcttaactttacaaccggtcatgtatgataggcgaactcgtagatacatacggggcggggtgaactcagtgactgactatgactgagtctcagtcgccgagtgttccgtatccgcgactgtacgtactgtacttgcagacaaaatgaccgatttgatattcacattctgatatttccaacttattgctacttcatcagcaaaatttattcctgtaaatgttccaaatataagggaacgattgatcaaatctgctgataCACGGCGCAAacttgtgctaccggagagacgaagcgagtcgctgtgtttgcccaccttgatcggcgcggctgcctgtaatttcttcagcataaaagcagcaatttacgcatcgtgttcggtaatccatgtgataaaacatgaatgtttcactgattgtagtatcattaaaagaatcgtgacacaagtgacaatattttaattttattcagatttcagaattccatcaaataacggtctactaagcctaaattgtatttattttataataaagtatctgtttctttcaatcgtgattgtgtcggggattgtgtggaaagaatgtaccgggagaatgtattaccgcaatgcgctaaatatgaaaacctttatgggctggatttgatgaaatcggcgggtttttttattaattttttgattactacaagacgatattttaaaaatcagatattttaaaatgaatcaagaatagggaatgtcacaaacaagttatttaatttgttattcgatcatgtttattcagtccatgacatgaacggtatacggtagcagcaatcatttgcgcatggaagtgatcccagcgcgaaattcaaactcaattacccagttatacccagccagcctgactgattttgtcaaaaatttacggaacattttcgtgttgacaataattctattatttctaatatgtatagaaggaatcagcaacttgaagattcttctcatttcaagctttattgtgaaaatcagacttgccggacagcttgcaaagtacaggaagcaagtcttgtttacgtgtttccgagtaggatcacgtgactgcgaaccctgagcttacgtcactcaaggtcaaagacgattgatttgggtgcttttgggcgccttaaaaagaccaaaaattcattcattttttaatttttcagctttattggccatcaaaaaaatcggaaaaaaatatttttaatatcctgatatcataagctttccattgatatataactttattttcaatgaggttcacctttaatgtgtattgccccattggaacggtccaaaattGTGTCTATTTGTATAATCTTAATTATCTTactgacgcgtgaacggatttttaTGATTTGTGCGTCGATGTGAAATACAAAGTGAACGGAATATCGAAATATTAGTATTTAGAAATTTCCAAGAAACATTTGGACAGAGACAAGAAAAGCCCGtattttttcaaagtaaaataagaaatatgtttaacaaacattttttcaaagatgttacTTGACATTGAGCTCaaccattaaaaaaacatttaacaTTTGAAAACATGACATGTGGCGGCTTCTGGGACAAACTCACGTCTACCAAGACTAATTTCGGAAATTTAGGATTCTAAAGCCATGCTCGTCAGCGAGTTTGCCTGAAATACACAATGCAACCTTTAGAGTTTGGAGGGCATATACTAGGCCAAAATAACTAAATTGTTGTTAATAACGAGTGGTCTGAATCACGCGCGCACAAAAGTTGAACAGTACTGCAACGGAAGTAATTGGAAGCTAGCAAAAATGTTGTAGatgtaaaatataaatattttgaccCTAATAAGATAACTTTTTTTGTAATCGTAAATGGAACTATATAGAAAACACTAAAGACTGATCTCACTTTTGTCAATAAACAGGGGGCACTCCATACGCCAAGATTGATTCCAAGGATCTTACTTCAATGCTGAAAAATGGATATCGTATGCCGAAACCTGACAAATGTGCTGATGATATGTGAGTGTAACGTAACGATCTGTATAGGTTTTAACGATATCAGCTTCACACATCAGGGTGTGGTGGAACGGGTTTGATATATTGCGGATAAAAAGGTCTATGTTAACTATATAAAATCACTACAGACTAGATTTTATACTGCTATACACGTTGTCTCCAAAATATCTTAACAATCGGATAACGAATAATTTAAGAAAAACTGTGAAACCTATGGGGTATTTTATAAAGAAGAATCAAACTTTAATATAAATTGTGTTCCACTTCAATCGGTACGGTGGTCTGGAATAAATGTAATGCGTCATCTAAAAAAAGTGGTCAAAATGTTCAACCATGCTTAAATGTGAATGGTTAATGACATGAGCACGAAGAGACGTTTGCTAATGTTTTATAACTTATTATATATCTACTGTGCAACAATATTCTCCAATTCATTAACTGTGTAAGTATGTTCTTGATTACTTACTACACAAAGGAAAGAGGCaataagaaaaaatataattCATGCGCATGTGCCATGTGCATGAAATGTTAataactactccccattccagaaaaatacagcactgttggttttttttaggattaaaaaattattatcaagttctgccaaatgaaacatagctcaatccttatcattcatttagtcctaactggagataaaagaaaaagttcactatttactaatttcttgaaaaaagagccaaaaaaaaaaaccatgcattttcggcatgttttctgacaatcgagtcacaaaaatcggacttggaacaagtctaagcattcaaaatcttgagtatatgccgaaattgctattattttcacttttttgtgttactttaataaatggttggttataagttAATAAGAATGAAAcaagtcttttccaaaaattagaatgcataaactgaaattagccttagtacaagtctttgggcttgattgtcacaacatacgaaaaacaccctaaaaacgcatgtttttagccctttggctaaatattaaattttgacttttatcgctagttaggactaaaggattaggatttagctatgtttcatgtggcaaaacaggataatatattttttattaaaaaaaaattagttttgtatttttctggaatagtagGGAGTAGGGAGTAGGTTAAAACGATTAATGCAGAAATCACCTCAGGTCGATTTCTGACCCCTTTGGTTGAAGAATCATTATCTTTTGTTGAAGTGAAATAAAGTTTATATTAAAACCTTAATTATCTCAACCTATTTTATCATTAACTTATTCGCCATCCGAAAAGTGCTTTTTGGGACAAGCCGTATATTTACATATCATTTATTATAGGTATGAGGTGATGACCAACTGTTGGCAGTTTGAAGCGGATCTTCGTCCATCTTTTCGAGAACTTCATCGCACTCTTAGTCGGATGCTTGAAGAAAATCAGGTAATATTTGTTATATCGATTAAAGATAACAATATACACtgtcttataataataataataataccagcacttatatagcgctattacaaattcaaggaatatgaacatagcactttacacaaaaagaaaagaggaaaacaacaacaaaaaatcttatgaggtgaacaaatgagtctttagatggctcttgaaactGCTGACAGTGGGACATGACCGTATGGATGATGGCAAGTTGTTCCAAAGTTTGGGACCAGCAATGCTGAAAGCCCCACCACCAACCACCCGGTGATTCCGACGGATGACAAGACGAGAAGTGTCTGCAGCAGATCGTAGACCTTTTCTACCTGATTGATATATGGTAATGCAgtctgtgaggtatgaaggagccTGATCATTAAGTgacttgaaaatgtacaaaagtgtCTTGAAGGCGATTCTATCTTTAACTGGGAGCCAATGAAGACTAGCGAGAAGAGGAGTTGTAGAATGGCGGCGAGCAACTTGAAAGATTATGCGAGCAGCCCTGTTCTGCAATCTCTGAAGGCGGGTGATGTTGCTAGAGTTGCATCCAATTAAGAGTGAGTTGGCATAGTCTAATCTGGACAGAACAAGGGCTCGCATGGCATGGCTGGTTGTGTCCCTGTTGATGAATCTTCTTATACGAGATATGTTCCAAAGAGAGAAATTTATAGAGCGACATAATGATGTGATATGAGATGACATGTTCATGGTAGAgtcaaaaataacacccaggttTTTTACTGTGTTAGAGGAACGAATGATGTCAGATCCAATGTGGATTTCAGTGTCCTGTAATCTGTTCATATTATATTGAGAGGCGGCAATAAAGAATTCAGTTTTGGATTGATTTAATTTCAACTTATTGCTGTTCATCCAGCGATGTATTTCGTCAACACAAGCAGTTAGCTTAAATAAAGCGCAAGCACTATCACCGGGTATTGTGGgattaaaacaaacatacaattgGATGTCATCGGCATAAATATGAAACTGGATGCCAAATTGACGAATGATGTTAGCAACAGGTTGAGAGTACATTGTGAATATCTTAGGGCCGATTATAGAGCCCTGAGGTACTCCAAATTTGAGATAGTGTCTTTCAGACATATTACCACCAACACATACTTGAAAATTGCGATCAGTCATATAAGATTGAAACCACTCGAGTGctgtgcctttgataccaaagtCACATTCAAGTCTGTTAAACAAAATTGTgtgatcaatggtatcaaaggcagcagaaAGATCGAGCATGACTAAGAAAACAGCTTGGTTCTCGTCAATAGCAGTCATGATGTCGTTTTTGACAACGAGCAAAGCAGTCTCAGTGCTATGCCTGCATTTGTAGGCAGACTGCAAACTTTCGTCCAAACCGTTACTCTCAATGTGCTCATTGATCTGAGATATGGCTGCTTTCTCAATCACTTTACCAATATAGTTGACATTTGAGACAGGCCTATAATTGGTAAGGTCGTTCCAGTCTAAAGAAGATTTCTTTAGTATAGGCGTCACAATAGCTTGTTTCAACTCACTTGGGAAAACACCACATTGAAGGGATGTATTTACAATTTCAGCGATATAAGGTAAAACAACACTGATATTGCTTTTTAGCAACCAAGTAGGAACACAATCAAGATTACAGGTCTTGTCTGCAGAACTGGCCACAATCTCATGAACCTCACCGTCATCGAGAAATTTGAAACTTGACATGTGGGTCTCGAGATTGACACCTATATTCTGAGCGATATCATGACGTATAGACAAATCCTTATGATCAGATACAACATTTTTATCAATACCAGATCGGATCTTGACCACTTTCTCATTGAAAGAAAGAGCAAACTTGTTACTCAAGACGTCTGGAGTGTCAAATGACGGAAGAGCTTTAACATTCTGATGCATAACACTGCCAAGTATTCTGAAGGTCTGTTTGGTGTCAGCATCTTTAAGAGCATCTTTGTAGTAACAAGCTTTAGATCTATCAATCAACTTATTTACATGCATACGTTGCTTGTTAAAATTGACCCTATCACACTGGAGATGGGTTCTCCTAAACCTTCTTTCAAGTTTACGTGTTACCCTACGAGCTTCACTTATTTCTTGTGAGTACCATGGAAACCTTGGTCTTATTTTACGTGTTCTTGTACTTGATGGGACATGCTGATTAAGGACACGAGTAgaagcaatattgaaattgttcaGTTTCATGTTTACATCGGCATCAGGTTGAGCTTCAACAGCAAGTTCTTTTTCTAGATCACACTTGAAGTCTTCCATGTTGAGATCACGATAGTTCCGTAGTGTACACGTAACCTTAAGGGGAGGTGGTTTTTGCTGTTGAAGCAAGAAGATAACCATATTGTGGTCTGAGCCATAGCGGAGGTCACCAGCACAGTATCTAATTAATGCCTCATCTGACCTTGAAATAACCAGATCAAGCATATGACCCGATATGTGAGTAGGGAATGTAACATGGTTTTCAAGACCATACGaagacaaaatatcagaaaaccgGGCTACCTCAGGCTTATGTGGCTCATCCATATGGATGTTAAAGTCTCCGACGAGTACAATCTTGCCGGGAAGCAATATGATCTCCTGCAGAAAGTCATCAAATTCTTGAAGGTATTCAGAGGTTTTGAATCTGTTAACAGCAGATGGTGGGGGACGGTAGATCACCATATAGTGCACACCGTTTTTTAGGGTCAACTACACAAGCATGCTCAAAGTTAACAGTCTGTATGTTGGTTTTGTGAATACGGAAACTCAactgggttttgaagaggaaaccAATGCCACCGTGGTTACTTGTTCCGCAGGCTATATTGAGAAATTCATATCCATTGGGTTTGAGTTCCCCGATAACAACAGGGTCATCTGGAGCAAGCCATGTCTCTGTTATGAACATTGCGTCAATGTCATGCTCGATCACATAGTCACTACATGTGGTCGTCTTGTTGCAAATGGACCTTGCATTCCACAAACGAAGGTCCATTAAGGGTTCGGTATTTATATAAGGTCTCACAAGATTCCGAGCCACTCGCTTTTCACCACATCTGTTGATTGTAGGTCTATGGGATGAAACTAAACTTGGAATTTGAAAAACCTCAGTGCTACCAGTATCATCACTAGTATCAAGGGTAAGCCTGATTGTATGTCGCTTGCCCCCTCTTCGCCCCCTCCTCATATTTGGCTTGGCGCGTATACCAAGAGATGATAAATGATCCCACAAGGAAGTAGGCAGTCTAGCATCAGCTGGCACCTTAAGTTGTAGAAGTTCAGCCCtactatatgtaggcctacaacacaTTGTGATGTTGTATTGATCCTTGTAATCAATATAATTGACTGGTGTTTTACACAAGTTCTGGGCCCAGTACAACACAAGTAGTGTTAGTAAAACCAATAGCAGGTTGACTGTATTGTATAGTATCCTACTACACAGTGATGAATTGGCCATACTCATTTGTAGAATTTCATGTCCGAAGATACTCGCTAAATCAGTCAGCAAAATCAgccaaagttgatcaaatgttcCTAGGGGTGATATGTCAACTTCAGATAAATTTGTAGAATCCAACAATCACTATGTCCACCAAAAAGATAAAATGTTGAGAGACAACAGAGAGTGTGTGTGCTGCCCATTCAAGCGCTCCAACAATCAAATATAGCCTTTTCAAGAACTATATGTATTTTATCCATGTTTTTGTCAAACCTTTGCCATTTTATTGCCACACGAATCTTTCACTACTAGGTAACTTGGGAAATTTAGTGGGCGCCAGATATTTTGGGGCCTGGTGTGTACCCGAAGAATTATTGGACCTCTGTCTTCGGTTCTCCGTCGTGGACCTCATAATTTGAACAATTCAGACCCTTTTCAAGAAGTTGTAAATGAAATAACTAATTACAATGTTATCTGCCAAGAAACACATGCAAATTATTTGCTTATGTTCCATGCCTACGTCATGCCATTGAGAGATTGAGCTTGTCCTCTGTTCTTTGTTGTCATTTTGATGATTATATGATAtgatttcaaataataataaagcacatgtcacattttgcatattttttagtaACTTTAGCGATTAAAAAACCCTTCCTGTTTTACGGGCCCGCCCAGCTCAGGgtttgagggtttttttttggggggattttaaaatatttttaaaatcatataCAATCAACCGGTTTTTTGGGGTCcagaattaattgattttgaaacaccaccacaaaaaaaatcatcaaatatttgccACATTTTTAAAGCTTTCGGTGATATTTCAGGGTTATTTTATCCTCCAGAcaaaaaatcccgaccgaccgagtTTTTGTCGTCGCGTGAtgacatgcatttttttaaattacctttggaatatacgagtggatattcatacctttggaatatatttacattttttgcAGACTTACATGACCGTGGAAGTGTATGAAAATGTAAAGCTGGCACCAATCAACATCGAACGAGATGATCGTTAGATTTAAATAGTTACAATTAAACTCTAAAAAAATAAGATAGCGGTATAGCTTGAGCAAGACTTCTTTGTTGACAAATTGTATAGTCTCCTTTTATATCAGAAGATTTATTTTATACTATCAGATACTCGGATTACCGTAAGACATTattttaggcaaaataaaaaaaagaaacacacgtcccctcccgcttccttttttgaggtttcttcaattttatttttattttttgaaattcagttataacttttcaaaatatatgtctatgaagtagagatgctttctatagccttgctaacatacaagaaacacttttataaggttttgtgatagaacaagaaataaaaagaggcctcctcctttttccaggcatcattatgtacgctaaaacagctctaattaagGGTATtaacaccgattttgcgataaaaaataaaaaataactagacttagctatGGTCTAAGAcaacgaacacagccgtgttatgaccccttaatgacctttgaccccaaaatatatgaaaaccccatagacattggctaatgtcaatgtatgcgtgcacgtggcattactttgccatgttatttgtggcagaaggggcactttgaaggtttttcgtctcagaccggaagttaccccttaatgacctttgaccccaaatctgtgtacaccccatagacattgggtaataacaatgtacgtgtgtaagtggcatcactgtcctgcgtaatttgtgggagaagacgcattttaaaggtatttcgttttataccggaaatgaccccttaatgacctttgaccccaaataaaaaataccatatatacattggttaaacacaattcatgtgtgaacataccatcactgtcctatgttttgtcttagctaataaatttttttgaagatatttcgatttatatcGGAAGtggtcccttaatgacctttgacaccaaatctgtgtgcaccacattgacactgggtaataacaactagagataatttgcgctcacagagcgcagacaatctcaaggcatgtaaccctttaatgaccttttgacctgacctttgaccttaatgtttcccgaggtttgttgtcaccgaaattaagccccataccccttacagaaaatgaaattacggtataagatttgaccccagataaccctTGACCTGACcacctgcaaagtgttccaacataattccctctggtcattaagttttttgtcactgagtttgagcctcgtacccttacagatgtccaaaaaatgcatttgtatattattattgtatattgtatattttattataaatcacatagcagccaacggctgaattgcatgacatttacattaaaaatagcattatgaaaaatacaaacatttataattaaaacactcaaacattaaaaaacatacaaataaataagaacacattATAATTGCACTTGACTGGTTTCGGaacaatatcaaaaaatgactggcaataaaagcaaattaCATTGCTTTTAGGATGTTGGTGAGAAATGGTAGGGGACTATTTTGAAATCTGTTGGTCCTACATCtaaaagagtcaaattttggttgtCTTCTAAGAGTCATGTGGGAGTGATACTTACTAGGTGGAAACCAGTGTGAGAACCTCACAGACGTGCTTGCTTTCAGGGCAAATTCCTTGCAGATGTTTTGTCTCCTCTCAGACAACGAATGAAGTTCAAGGGTAGCTAAGGAATCTGCATAGGTAGTATACTTTCTACCAAGGATGTATTTGCAAACACGTCTCTGAATTTTCTCAAGCTGGGCCACCTGATTATGAGTAAGACCAGAATGCCAAAGTGGGGCGGCATACTCTAAAACAGGGCGGATGTACCCCTTGTACACCAATAACAACTCCTCGGGTGAGAGAGATGCTTCCTTCAGTTTACGGAGCATGAAGAGTTTCAGATTGGCCTTCGCATACATTGAATCAACTTGTTCATCCCAACATAAATTGTTTTGGATCATAACACCCAGGAGTTTAACCTTCTCAACAACAGCTAATTTATGATCATCAATGGACAGATCAACATGTGGGGTAGCCTTCTTACCAAAATAAACTTGCATGGCCTGATATTTTGAAGGGTTCAACTTCAATTTATTGCTCTTAGACCACTCATTCAGGGCATCAAGATTCTCTTGGATTGCACTATCATCACTATATGCCCGATTTTCACCTATTGTCAGGTCATCAACGTATTTCCAGACTCTGTTTGTATGCTGGACATCATTCAATGCATAGTTGATCATGGCAAGAAAGGTAATAGGTCCCATGTTGGTACCTTGTGGAACACCTCCAGAGAGAGTAACCCATTCAGAAAAGGTTTGCTTGTACTTAACCCTTTGTTTACGGGAGGAAATGAAGTAAATCACCCACTCCACAATTGCAGGGGAGACGCCCATCTTCAACAAATTGATGACAGCAATTCTGTGGTCTATCATGTCGAAGGCTTTGGTATAGTCCGTAAGGACAAGAGTGCTAACATTACCAGCCTTTTCAGCTCCAGAAACCATATGATGGTAAACATCAATGAGGCAGTGGGTGGTTGACATTCCTTTCTGATTACCATATTGTCGGTGATCAATGTGGGGCTGAATAGCATCAAGGACCCATTTGGCTACACGACCTTCAGCAACCTTGGCAAGACCAGCTGTAAGAGAAATTGGCCTAAGTTTGTCAATGGAAGGGGGGTTTGCTTTGGAATAGGCACTACATTAGCTTCCTTCCACTGAGAGGGTACTTTACCTTGCCTGAGAGAAGAATTGATAATATCTGCAACAGGCCTACTGAGTTCATAGGCAAATTCTTTCAGAACTCTTGGTGGAACATTATCCGGACCTCCTGCTTTTGAAGCTGATAATTTCTTAAGATCACCATAAATATCCCAGGGTTGAATGATAGGGGGTGGATCTTTACTGGGCAAGTATGCAGGAAGATCATCCAGCTTGAGTGCTGTTTGAGACTGAGAGAAACTGGCTAAGTGGATATTAATTTCATTGGCAACCGCTACATAATTTGTAGGATCAATGTTGGGGACATGAATAGTGTTCTCGACCTTATTCATGTTGGCAAGGTTACGAATCTCCCTGTGCCATTTACCTGGTTCAAGTTTTTGTAACTTTCTGATCTTGTTGATGTTGTGAGAAACTTTTGCTTTCCGAATTTCTCGGATCACTTTATTTCTGAGCTTATTTCTAGCATACTTGTTTCCATCAGCAAAAGCCCTCTGTCTCAGACCAATGAGGGCCTTAACACGATCCGTCATCCAAGGTTTGTCACGAGAGTGTAACTTGACAGTTTTGGATGGAAGGAATGTGTCAATGTCCCCACTTAGAATGTGATAGAAGGCATTTGCCTTGGATTGAACATCATTTATGTCATACACTTCAGTCCAGGTCTGGTTCTGTATCCACAGACCGAAAGCTCTGAGATTAGAGTCCTTAATTGGTTGGATTGTCCTTGACTGTATAGTATTGATAGGTTTAGACTGAATGGGAAACCAGCTGACACAGTTGTGGTCGCTTCGACCAATGGGAGATCTAACACTCAGGCGCTTGTACAACTCCGAAAATTCAGAAATGATCAGATCTAAAATAGCACCCTCTCTT carries:
- the LOC140168859 gene encoding uncharacterized protein, which translates into the protein MTRIQYTIQKLMSIGRNMLDNNNKPFHKDKWNHFKELGIAKTTRRGCSAGKYKQRPIQTVVSNRRHDHDVHKPLDSCRPKCLRSLPKSLAPPTKRESSFLPRIFLTNARSVLKKTDELEQAMKHDHADLAVVTESWVTLDTAPEQYTLENYNAFSNCRVDRRGGGPLIYVRDNIKAELMEDANDMVPAELEVTWLLVSHPKLPRRAPYLVVGAVYIPPDSPHQDFKPQAGVVILGDFNRTNIKSLCLGNKLTQVVDLPTREGAILDLIISEFSELYKRLSVRSPIGRSDHNCVSWFPIQSKPINTIQSRTIQPIKDSNLRAFGLWIQNQTWTEVYDINDVQSKANAFYHILSGDIDTFLPSKTVKLHSRDKPWMTDRVKALIGLRQRAFADGNKYARNKLRNKVIREIRKAKVSHNINKIRKLQKLEPGKWHREIRNLANMNKVENTIHVPNIDPTNYVAVANEINIHLASFSQSQTALKLDDLPAYLPSKDPPPIIQPWDIYGDLKKLSASKAGGPDNVPPRVLKEFAYELSRPVADIINSSLRQAGLAKVAEGRVAKWVLDAIQPHIDHRQYGNQKGMSTTHCLIDVYHHMVSGAEKAGNVSTLVLTDYTKAFDMIDHRIAVINLLKMGVSPAIVEWVIYFISSRKQRVKYKQTFSEWVTLSGGVPQGTNMGPITFLAMINYALNDVQHTNRVWKYVDDLTIGENRAYSDDSAIQENLDALNEWSKSNKLKLNPSKYQAMQVYFGKKATPHVDLSIDDHKLAVVEKVKLLGVMIQNNLCWDEQVDSMYAKANLKLFMLRKLKEASLSPEELLLVYKGYIRPVLEYAAPLWHSGLTHNQVAQLEKIQRRVCKYILGRKYTTYADSLATLELHSLSERRQNICKEFALKASTSVRFSHWFPPSKYHSHMTLRRQPKFDSFRCRTNRFQNSPLPFLTNILKAM